A portion of the Parasteatoda tepidariorum isolate YZ-2023 chromosome 5, CAS_Ptep_4.0, whole genome shotgun sequence genome contains these proteins:
- the LOC139425581 gene encoding protein GVQW3-like, with protein MKFCVQLGKNATETHHMLQDDFKEECISRSQCGTRPPSRVGRRSPTSLVLDVQQVREVLKSDSRLSIQVIADTLNLSKYVVHGILMEDLQMRKVCAKLVPKVSTEEQKEVPVLRSEELMSWCPSLPIALSWRQVTFFCSPDRKES; from the coding sequence ATGAAGTTTTGTGTGCAACTTGGGAAGAATGCGACGGAAACTCATCACATGCTTCAAGACGACTTTAAGGAGGAATGCATTTCGAGATCTCAATGTGGAACAAGGCCTCCAAGTAGGGTCGGGAGAAGGTCACCGACGAGCCTTGTTCTGGACGTCCAGCAGGTGCGTGAAGTTTTGAAGTCAGACAGTCGGTTAAGCATTCAGGTAATCGCTGACACCCTAAACTTGTCAAAATATGTGGTACATGGGATTTTGATGGAGGATTTGCAAATGCGAAAGGTCTGTGCGAAGCTTGTGCCGAAGGTGTCGACGGAGGAGCAAAAAGAAGTTCCAGTTTTGCGCAGTGAAGAATTGATGAGTTGGTGCCCCAGCCTCCCTATAGCCCTGAGTTGGCGCCAAGTGACTTTTTTTTGCTCCCCCGACAGAAAAGAGAGCTGA